From a region of the Actinopolymorpha singaporensis genome:
- a CDS encoding response regulator translates to MTTRPAPAPPPTPSDPIRVLIVDDHPVVRDGLHGMFGADPRFEVLGEAADGAEAVRLVAQLRPDVVLMDLRMPVMDGVTAITRLAETGTPARVLVLTTYDTDSDVVTAIEAGATGYLLKDAPREELFRAVVAAARGEAVLSPAVATRLLGQVRRPTVEPLSQRELEVLGLIARGSTNREAAARLFISEATVKTHLLHIYGKLGVNDRAAAVAVAFDRGLLGRVTPPGRS, encoded by the coding sequence ATGACGACCCGGCCCGCGCCGGCCCCGCCGCCGACACCCTCTGATCCGATCCGGGTGCTGATCGTGGACGACCATCCCGTCGTCCGCGACGGCCTGCACGGGATGTTCGGCGCCGATCCGAGGTTCGAGGTGCTGGGCGAAGCCGCCGACGGCGCCGAGGCGGTGCGCCTGGTGGCGCAGCTGCGGCCGGACGTCGTCCTGATGGACCTGCGGATGCCGGTGATGGACGGGGTCACGGCGATCACCCGGCTGGCCGAGACCGGTACGCCGGCCCGGGTGCTGGTGCTCACGACGTACGACACCGACAGCGACGTGGTGACCGCGATCGAGGCGGGCGCGACCGGATACCTCCTCAAGGACGCGCCCCGCGAGGAACTGTTCCGCGCGGTGGTGGCGGCCGCGCGCGGGGAGGCGGTGCTGTCCCCGGCGGTGGCGACGCGGCTGCTCGGCCAGGTCCGCCGTCCGACCGTGGAGCCGTTGAGTCAGCGGGAGCTGGAGGTGCTCGGCCTGATCGCGCGCGGCTCGACCAACCGCGAGGCGGCCGCCAGGCTGTTCATCAGCGAGGCGACCGTCAAGACGCACCTGCTGCACATCTACGGCAAGCTCGGGGTGAACGACCGGGCCGCCGCCGTGGCAGTCGCGTTCGACCGAGGACTACTCGGGCGTGTCACGCCCCCCGGGCGAAGCTGA
- a CDS encoding sensor histidine kinase codes for MASWRSSLRSWERLESPVYSALPYVLLAVSLVPTAIQAGGSWPTLRISVGLAVLAAAWVYVWLTRRPTLAERPAYGRIYFAGFLVLAAALVVQSPWFGIFVWVGYVHAGAFLRGRWRYAGIAATGLLAAASQAGGGLPTLDPEYLAAVGVLLVVNVGIAGTVTFFALVNEREHEERRRTVAELAEANQRLQDALAENAGLHTQLLTQAREAGILDERQRMAREIHDTLAQGLTGIITQLEAAALAGPGDAGAGARAGADVEAWRRHLDNATRLARESLSEARRSVRAIRPEALETARLPEALAEVAGRWSALHGVTAEVTTTGTARPLHPEVEVALLRTAQEALANVAKHARATRVGLTLSYMEDVVSLDVRDDGIGFVPDQFAGQLPVAVPAQVGGPVPDRTSVPATNGEAPSGADPDTDPDTDPGPGHYGLTAMRQRIQRLAGRFEVESEPGAGTALSAVVPAIDAGGTP; via the coding sequence ATGGCCTCGTGGCGGTCCAGCCTCCGGTCGTGGGAGCGCTTGGAGAGCCCGGTCTACTCCGCTCTTCCGTACGTCCTGCTGGCCGTGTCCCTGGTGCCCACTGCCATCCAGGCAGGCGGCTCGTGGCCGACGTTGCGGATCTCGGTCGGCCTCGCCGTCCTGGCCGCCGCGTGGGTGTACGTGTGGCTGACCCGGCGGCCCACCCTGGCCGAGCGCCCGGCGTACGGCCGCATCTACTTCGCCGGCTTCCTCGTCCTGGCTGCCGCGCTGGTGGTGCAGAGCCCGTGGTTCGGGATCTTCGTCTGGGTCGGATACGTGCACGCGGGCGCGTTCCTGCGTGGCCGGTGGAGGTACGCCGGGATCGCCGCGACCGGGCTGCTCGCCGCGGCCTCCCAGGCCGGCGGCGGGCTGCCCACGCTGGACCCGGAGTACCTCGCGGCGGTCGGCGTGCTCCTGGTGGTCAACGTCGGTATCGCCGGCACGGTCACCTTCTTCGCCCTGGTCAACGAACGCGAGCACGAGGAACGCCGGCGGACCGTCGCCGAGCTGGCCGAGGCCAACCAGCGGCTGCAGGACGCCCTCGCCGAGAACGCCGGTCTGCACACCCAGCTGCTCACCCAGGCGCGCGAGGCCGGGATCCTGGACGAACGCCAGCGGATGGCCCGGGAGATCCACGACACCCTCGCCCAGGGGCTGACCGGCATCATCACCCAGCTCGAGGCGGCGGCCCTGGCGGGACCGGGCGACGCGGGTGCCGGTGCGCGTGCCGGTGCCGACGTCGAGGCGTGGCGGCGGCACCTGGACAACGCCACCCGGCTGGCCCGGGAGAGCCTGTCGGAGGCTCGGCGTTCGGTGCGGGCGATCCGGCCGGAGGCGCTGGAGACCGCCCGGCTGCCCGAGGCCCTCGCCGAGGTCGCCGGGCGCTGGTCGGCCCTGCACGGCGTGACCGCCGAGGTCACCACGACCGGCACCGCCCGCCCCCTGCACCCGGAGGTGGAGGTGGCGTTGCTGCGGACCGCGCAGGAGGCGCTGGCGAACGTCGCCAAGCACGCCCGGGCGACGCGGGTCGGGCTGACCCTGTCCTACATGGAGGACGTCGTGTCGCTGGACGTCCGCGACGACGGGATCGGGTTCGTCCCGGACCAGTTCGCCGGTCAGCTGCCGGTGGCCGTGCCGGCGCAGGTCGGCGGCCCGGTGCCGGACCGAACCAGCGTGCCCGCCACGAACGGCGAGGCCCCCTCCGGCGCCGACCCCGACACCGACCCCGACACCGACCCCGGCCCGGGCCACTACGGCCTGACCGCGATGCGGCAACGCATACAACGGCTGGCCGGACGGTTCGAGGTGGAGTCCGAGCCGGGCGCCGGCACCGCCCTGTCCGCCGTCGTACCCGCGATCGACGCAGGTGGTACGCCATGA